The Micromonospora sp. NBC_00421 DNA window GGAAGGGAATGGACCACTGCTCCTCGCCCCTCGCTGCGAGCCAGGCGACGCTTTCGCGTCGCCAACTCATGATGACGTCGACATCGCTCTGCCGCGCCGGCGTGATGCTCATGCGGGTATTCCAACGGTCGGGACTTGGCGATGCTGTGCTGGCCGGTTCTGGTGTGACGCGCGGAGGCGCTGGCCCCGCCGAAGCGACCGCTCATGGCCGACGCGGCGGGGCTGGCGCGCGCACGCAAGGCGGGAGCCCTGCCTGTCAGGCTGACATCGTCCCAGGCTTCTCGTAGGCCGCAACCTCGGTCAGCTGTTCAGTTAGAGCGCGCGATCCTCCGGTAATGGGGGGCGCGGTGACGCACTCGCCCTACCGGGCGGGTCGCCCGTGGGCCAGTGGCAGCACCAACAGATCCATGGCAGGCCCCCATTCGAGACGCGACCCACCCACCCGCCGCCAACCGTTACGGGCATACACCTGACGCGCATCCGAGCGAGGATTCGATGCCAGAGTGGCGTACCCCTCCGCCCGACCAGCAAGCAGCCTACGCATCAGCCCCGCCCCGACCCCTCGGCCCCGCCAACGCGGATCAACGATCCACTCCATCACCGCGAACTTCGAGGCCGCACGCACCTCGGCGGGTGGGTCCGCATCAGCACGGGACCACCACACCCCGGCGGGCATCGTCCACCCGTACGCCGCCCCCACCAGCAGAGCACCATCCTGAGCCGCCACCAGCCTGAAGCCAGGACGTTGCGCCTCACCTGGCAGGCCGTCGGCAAACCGAGACACCTCCTCCGGGCCCTCCCCATACGGCGGCTCCGCATACACCACCCCATACAGCTCGACCAACGCCGGGAACAGGGACGCGGCAGCCACCCCAACGCGAAGCACAAACGTGACAGTCACCTCCGCACCCGCTCAATCAACTCCCCGAAAACCGGCCGAGGCGGGCCTCAACGCCGGCACGGCGCACACAACTACAACGCTCACCGCT harbors:
- a CDS encoding GNAT family N-acetyltransferase — translated: MTVTFVLRVGVAAASLFPALVELYGVVYAEPPYGEGPEEVSRFADGLPGEAQRPGFRLVAAQDGALLVGAAYGWTMPAGVWWSRADADPPAEVRAASKFAVMEWIVDPRWRGRGVGAGLMRRLLAGRAEGYATLASNPRSDARQVYARNGWRRVGGSRLEWGPAMDLLVLPLAHGRPAR